A section of the Candidatus Omnitrophota bacterium genome encodes:
- a CDS encoding YajQ family cyclic di-GMP-binding protein, whose translation MANFSFDIVSEVDLQEVDNAVNQAKKELAQRYDFKGSKASIDYNRAENKITLVGDDDYKLRALSDILAGKMTKRSISLKALDFKEAQQAFEGTLRQVIEITSGIPKEKAKDLVKIIKDLGLKVQSQIDGDKIRVSSPKKDDLQSVIAHLRSIDFPLALSFNNFR comes from the coding sequence ATGGCGAATTTTTCCTTTGATATTGTTTCCGAAGTTGACCTGCAGGAAGTTGATAATGCGGTCAATCAGGCTAAAAAAGAATTAGCACAGCGCTATGATTTTAAGGGAAGCAAAGCGTCCATTGATTATAATCGCGCGGAAAATAAAATTACGCTGGTCGGGGATGATGATTACAAATTGCGCGCCTTGTCGGATATTTTAGCCGGAAAAATGACAAAGAGAAGTATTTCACTTAAGGCGCTTGATTTTAAGGAAGCACAGCAGGCGTTTGAAGGCACGTTGCGCCAGGTGATCGAAATTACGAGCGGGATCCCAAAAGAGAAAGCAAAAGATTTAGTTAAGATCATTAAGGATCTAGGTTTAAAAGTTCAGTCGCAAATTGATGGGGACAAGATAAGAGTATCCTCACCTAAGAAAGATGATCTGCAGTCGGTGATCGCGCATTTACGCAGCATTGATTTTCCACTGGCGTTGAGCTTTAATAATTTTCGATAA
- a CDS encoding peptidoglycan-binding domain-containing protein, with the protein MRKILVVLFVAGIFVYGCEQKKELTESPFESQVITNDAISSNEVISLVESGQGVIEPVPSIPEEAPMGVIEPDMSVIGKPTSQQIQQALKNAGLYEGDVDGKIGPKSKKAIQDFQTQNNLKADGKVGPKTWQKLQPFLSMSAAGATTGAISN; encoded by the coding sequence GTGAGAAAAATTTTAGTTGTTCTTTTTGTTGCAGGTATTTTTGTGTACGGTTGCGAGCAGAAAAAAGAGTTGACCGAATCACCATTTGAAAGCCAAGTGATCACCAATGATGCTATTTCATCCAATGAAGTCATTTCTTTAGTGGAAAGTGGACAAGGTGTTATTGAACCGGTGCCTAGCATACCAGAAGAAGCACCGATGGGAGTAATTGAGCCGGACATGTCTGTTATCGGCAAACCCACATCTCAGCAGATCCAGCAGGCATTAAAGAATGCCGGGCTGTATGAGGGCGATGTTGATGGCAAGATTGGCCCCAAGAGCAAAAAAGCTATTCAGGATTTTCAAACACAGAATAATTTAAAAGCTGATGGCAAAGTTGGGCCCAAGACGTGGCAAAAACTTCAGCCATTTTTGAGTATGTCGGCAGCAGGGGCAACAACAGGCGCAATTTCCAATTAA
- a CDS encoding peptidoglycan-binding protein — MQRVIGLMAVAVLFLAGCATTQKAQESQMQQLQDRITYLESELDKTHQQVQGLESELVKTQEASVVAAPKTTHKNIRVEGVSVSDVQAALKNAGHYSGNIDGKMGPQTKEAVKAFQAANDLNPDGVVGKKTWSLLNK, encoded by the coding sequence ATGCAAAGAGTTATAGGTTTAATGGCTGTTGCTGTTCTATTTCTGGCAGGGTGCGCAACAACACAAAAAGCTCAAGAGTCACAAATGCAGCAGCTTCAAGATCGAATTACCTATCTTGAGTCTGAATTGGATAAGACACATCAGCAAGTTCAGGGGCTTGAATCAGAGCTCGTTAAAACTCAAGAAGCGAGCGTGGTTGCTGCGCCAAAAACAACGCACAAAAATATTCGCGTTGAAGGCGTTTCGGTCAGCGACGTCCAGGCAGCTTTAAAAAATGCCGGACATTATTCCGGGAACATTGACGGAAAAATGGGCCCGCAAACCAAAGAAGCGGTTAAAGCCTTCCAAGCGGCCAATGATCTTAATCCTGACGGTGTTGTGGGAAAAAAGACATGGTCTCTATTAAATAAATAG
- a CDS encoding cation:proton antiporter: MHYLTEQNIFIFLVQVFLLLGFARGLGELSRFWKQPPITAEILVGIILGPTIFGRFLPALHQSLFPADPIQEGMLETISWLGVLFLLLEAGLETDFSSAWRHRGNALKIALADTIIPMAISFTLCFYLSDKYLADPERRLTFNLFMATVMTISAMPVAVRVLHDLHLTKTDLGFLIISALSVNDIIGWLVFTLVLGLFTQSNLEIYRVILIFVITIGFTVFCLTAGRNFANTVISKIKEKNMPEPGTSLTFICLLGLLVGAITQKLGIHALFGFFIAGIMAGQARALSEKTRQVISQMVYAIFVPLFFASIGLKVDFIANFDIYLILFVSGVGIVGRFLGAYFGVMLTQLSTANRLSVAIAHIPGGAMEIVIAAFALKHQLITAPVFVAVVFAAVISSLLVGPWLSFSVKRRREVSALEYFSPRAIVSNLKSIERSRAIEEICRITADQESFLDAENLYGMVMARENNMGTAIEEGVAIPHARLPLLKRPIIAFGRSVSGIEWNSPDGKPTQFIFLILTPRADDEFQVQILTLIAKMMSRVEVREVLLQAADEDTIWRLLQKELTAERIVRQKTNGR; this comes from the coding sequence ATGCACTACTTGACCGAGCAAAACATCTTTATTTTTCTAGTTCAAGTTTTTCTTTTGCTCGGTTTTGCGCGCGGGCTTGGCGAGTTGTCGCGCTTTTGGAAACAGCCTCCTATTACGGCTGAAATTCTCGTTGGTATCATCCTCGGGCCGACGATTTTCGGCCGCTTCCTTCCTGCACTGCATCAATCTCTTTTTCCTGCTGATCCGATCCAAGAAGGTATGTTGGAAACCATTTCCTGGCTTGGAGTTCTTTTCCTGCTTCTTGAGGCAGGGCTAGAGACGGATTTCTCCAGTGCGTGGCGTCATCGTGGAAATGCCCTAAAGATCGCCCTCGCCGATACGATCATTCCGATGGCGATCTCATTTACCTTGTGTTTTTACCTTTCCGATAAATACCTTGCCGATCCCGAACGTCGCTTAACATTTAATCTTTTTATGGCAACGGTCATGACCATCAGCGCCATGCCGGTTGCGGTAAGAGTTTTGCATGATCTGCATCTTACGAAAACCGACTTAGGCTTTCTTATTATTTCCGCGCTCTCCGTTAATGACATTATTGGATGGTTAGTTTTTACGCTCGTCTTGGGGCTTTTCACGCAATCTAATCTTGAGATTTATCGGGTTATCTTGATTTTTGTTATAACGATCGGCTTTACCGTATTTTGTTTAACCGCCGGCAGGAATTTTGCCAATACCGTTATTTCCAAGATCAAAGAAAAAAATATGCCCGAACCGGGCACGTCACTTACCTTTATTTGCCTATTGGGATTACTTGTCGGTGCTATTACACAAAAGCTGGGAATTCACGCATTGTTTGGGTTTTTCATTGCCGGGATCATGGCGGGCCAGGCGCGGGCGCTTTCAGAGAAAACGCGGCAAGTTATTTCGCAAATGGTTTATGCTATTTTTGTCCCCTTATTCTTTGCCAGCATTGGTTTGAAGGTTGATTTCATTGCCAACTTTGATATCTATTTGATTTTGTTTGTAAGCGGCGTTGGGATCGTCGGGCGATTTTTGGGCGCCTATTTTGGTGTTATGTTGACACAGCTTTCAACCGCTAATCGCTTATCGGTAGCTATTGCTCATATTCCGGGTGGTGCCATGGAAATTGTTATTGCCGCGTTTGCATTGAAGCATCAGCTGATCACGGCTCCTGTGTTCGTGGCTGTTGTTTTTGCGGCTGTTATTTCCTCGCTTTTGGTTGGTCCGTGGCTTAGTTTCTCGGTTAAACGCCGCAGGGAAGTCAGCGCGTTGGAATATTTCTCGCCTCGCGCCATTGTTTCTAATTTAAAATCGATCGAACGCAGCCGCGCTATTGAAGAGATTTGCCGGATCACCGCTGATCAAGAAAGTTTCTTGGATGCGGAAAATCTTTACGGCATGGTTATGGCGCGTGAAAATAATATGGGAACGGCCATTGAAGAAGGAGTTGCTATTCCGCACGCGCGCTTACCGCTTTTAAAGCGGCCCATTATTGCCTTTGGGCGTTCGGTGTCAGGAATAGAATGGAACTCTCCGGACGGAAAACCGACACAATTCATCTTTTTAATTCTTACGCCTCGGGCTGACGACGAATTCCAGGTACAGATCTTAACGCTCATCGCAAAAATGATGAGTCGTGTTGAAGTTAGAGAGGTTCTTTTGCAGGCGGCCGACGAGGATACGATTTGGCGTCTTTTGCAGAAAGAATTGACTGCAGAGCGCATTGTTCGACAAAAAACAAACGGCCGATAA
- a CDS encoding DUF47 family protein, with amino-acid sequence MLFNFIPQEFNFFDMFERQVGYAVEASDYFSDLVKGGKFDEAALKRIQILEHQGDDCAHAIIEQLNKTFITPFDREDIYALTKEIDDIIDMMNTIVNRLVVYKISGVDKNLVEFSRVIKDSVSGISAAVKALRNSKKSKVALESCVEVHRLENVGDAMRDKVLAELFETQKNDPIAVIKWKEIYEDSETLLDICEDVAHVVESILVKQA; translated from the coding sequence ATGTTGTTTAATTTTATTCCTCAAGAATTCAATTTTTTTGATATGTTTGAACGCCAGGTTGGTTATGCGGTCGAGGCTTCCGATTATTTCTCCGATCTTGTTAAGGGAGGAAAATTCGACGAAGCAGCGCTTAAGCGAATTCAGATCCTGGAGCATCAGGGTGATGATTGCGCTCATGCGATCATCGAACAGCTCAATAAGACTTTTATCACTCCCTTTGACCGTGAAGACATTTATGCCCTAACTAAGGAGATAGACGATATCATTGACATGATGAATACCATTGTCAATCGCCTGGTTGTTTATAAGATCTCTGGTGTTGATAAAAATCTCGTTGAATTTTCTAGGGTTATTAAAGACTCAGTTTCCGGTATTTCCGCGGCAGTTAAGGCGCTACGTAATAGCAAAAAATCCAAAGTCGCTTTAGAATCGTGCGTTGAAGTTCATCGTTTGGAAAATGTTGGTGACGCGATGAGAGATAAAGTTTTGGCGGAATTGTTTGAAACTCAAAAAAATGACCCCATTGCGGTTATTAAATGGAAAGAAATTTACGAGGATTCTGAAACCCTTTTGGATATTTGCGAAGATGTTGCTCATGTTGTTGAATCGATCCTCGTTAAGCAGGCCTAA
- a CDS encoding inorganic phosphate transporter, with translation MTPEILLLIALALAFDFLNGFHDSANSIATVVSTRVLSPKFAVMWAAFFNFVAFLFFGVHVANTIGKGIIDIAIVDKAIIFSTLMGACIWNIITWYFGLPTSSSHALIGGMIGAGLVKAGSSALVMKGIQKTVVFIFVSPIAGLILGLSIGILVYWLFRRSNPTRVDHLFRKGQLFSAALYSIGHGGNDAQKTMGIIASLLFSAGLLGDKFYVPMWVALLCYGAISMGTMFGGWRIVKTMGQKVAKLKPVDGFCAETGAAITLFTASSFGIPVSTTHTITGSIMGIGSLKRLSAVRWGVAGRIIWAWILTIPCSAGISATAYFLSRSWIH, from the coding sequence ATGACACCTGAGATCCTTTTGCTTATTGCCTTAGCGTTGGCATTTGATTTTTTGAACGGTTTTCATGATTCCGCCAATTCCATCGCGACGGTTGTCTCGACCAGGGTTTTGTCGCCCAAATTTGCCGTTATGTGGGCAGCTTTCTTTAATTTCGTTGCGTTTCTTTTCTTTGGTGTCCATGTGGCTAATACGATAGGGAAAGGAATCATTGATATCGCCATTGTTGATAAGGCGATAATTTTTTCGACGCTTATGGGAGCTTGTATTTGGAATATCATCACATGGTATTTTGGGCTTCCAACGAGTTCTTCGCACGCTCTTATCGGAGGAATGATCGGTGCTGGCTTGGTTAAAGCGGGATCATCGGCGCTTGTCATGAAAGGGATCCAAAAAACAGTCGTATTTATTTTTGTTTCACCGATTGCCGGGCTTATTCTTGGTTTAAGTATCGGTATTTTGGTTTATTGGCTGTTTCGGCGCAGTAACCCGACCAGGGTTGATCACTTATTTCGTAAAGGGCAATTATTTTCAGCTGCTCTTTATAGTATTGGGCATGGCGGAAACGATGCGCAGAAGACCATGGGAATTATCGCAAGCCTTTTGTTTAGCGCCGGCCTTCTGGGAGATAAATTCTATGTTCCGATGTGGGTTGCGCTTTTGTGTTATGGAGCTATTTCAATGGGAACTATGTTTGGTGGTTGGAGAATTGTTAAAACCATGGGGCAAAAGGTCGCAAAATTAAAGCCGGTTGACGGTTTTTGTGCCGAAACAGGGGCTGCTATTACTCTTTTTACTGCTTCATCATTTGGTATTCCGGTCAGCACGACACATACCATTACCGGTTCAATTATGGGCATTGGATCATTGAAACGTTTAAGCGCTGTCCGTTGGGGTGTTGCCGGACGCATTATTTGGGCCTGGATATTGACGATCCCTTGTTCTGCCGGTATTTCTGCTACTGCGTATTTCTTAAGCCGCTCTTGGATTCATTAA
- a CDS encoding quinone oxidoreductase produces the protein MMKAIRIHKTGGPEVLTVEEIPDPVVGPKDVLVEITASGLNFIDVYFREGIYPIPLPTTLGFEGAGVVVAIGKEVKDFKVNDFVAYVGILGSYAKRSIVPESRLVKVPKKIPLKKAAAMMVQGITAQYLTMSTFPLKKGDVCLVHAAAGGVGLLLCQIAKLLGAKVIGTVSTEEKAKLAKDAGCDHVILYSKADFVPEVKQITKGIGVNVVYDGVGKATFEKSLDCLKPRGMMVLFGQASGVVPPMDLGILNRKGSLFVTRPGMNSYIETTQELRARAGQVFDWVLKGQLNVHISREFSFEQISEAHKMLEGRKTTGKVLIIP, from the coding sequence ATGATGAAAGCAATTCGAATCCATAAAACCGGTGGCCCGGAAGTTTTGACGGTGGAAGAAATTCCGGATCCCGTTGTTGGGCCCAAAGATGTTTTAGTCGAAATTACGGCTAGCGGGTTGAATTTTATCGATGTCTACTTTCGCGAAGGGATCTACCCGATCCCGCTTCCGACAACGCTTGGCTTTGAAGGCGCCGGAGTTGTTGTCGCGATAGGTAAAGAGGTCAAAGATTTTAAAGTTAATGATTTCGTTGCGTACGTTGGCATTCTAGGATCGTATGCAAAACGCAGCATTGTTCCCGAAAGCCGCCTGGTAAAAGTTCCGAAAAAAATTCCTCTCAAAAAAGCAGCGGCGATGATGGTTCAGGGAATTACGGCGCAATATCTGACAATGTCAACCTTTCCGCTAAAAAAGGGCGATGTCTGCCTTGTCCATGCGGCGGCCGGAGGCGTTGGGCTTTTACTTTGCCAGATTGCCAAGTTGTTGGGCGCAAAAGTTATCGGAACGGTTTCGACCGAGGAAAAAGCGAAACTGGCCAAAGACGCCGGATGCGATCACGTGATCTTGTATTCAAAGGCAGACTTTGTTCCCGAAGTAAAACAAATAACAAAAGGTATTGGTGTTAATGTCGTTTATGACGGCGTAGGTAAGGCGACTTTCGAAAAAAGTTTAGATTGCCTAAAGCCGCGCGGCATGATGGTTTTATTTGGCCAAGCAAGCGGCGTTGTTCCTCCGATGGATTTAGGGATTTTGAACCGTAAAGGGTCATTGTTTGTGACGAGGCCCGGTATGAATTCATACATTGAGACAACACAAGAATTGCGTGCGCGGGCAGGGCAAGTTTTTGATTGGGTATTAAAAGGCCAGCTTAATGTGCATATTAGCCGTGAATTTTCTTTTGAGCAAATTAGCGAAGCGCACAAAATGCTGGAAGGGCGTAAAACAACAGGAAAAGTTCTAATTATTCCTTAA
- a CDS encoding non-heme iron oxygenase ferredoxin subunit produces MSKTIIIGKKSDIPIGKSISVDIEGKKVAVFNVGGKYYAIGDECTHAGASLSEGSCEGEVVTCPWHGAKFSLTNGAALEAPAFEGVATYRIVLNGDDVAVEV; encoded by the coding sequence ATGAGCAAAACAATTATTATTGGTAAGAAAAGCGATATTCCGATCGGTAAATCTATATCGGTTGACATAGAAGGAAAAAAGGTTGCCGTTTTTAATGTCGGTGGGAAATATTACGCGATCGGCGATGAGTGTACTCATGCCGGAGCGTCTTTATCCGAAGGCTCTTGCGAGGGGGAGGTTGTTACCTGTCCTTGGCATGGGGCAAAATTCAGCTTAACCAATGGCGCGGCCTTGGAAGCGCCGGCTTTTGAAGGTGTTGCGACATATAGAATTGTTTTAAATGGCGATGATGTTGCCGTAGAAGTTTAA
- a CDS encoding HAD family phosphatase, translating into MKKIIIKTKVVIFDMDGVITDTMPDHFKAWKIIFAQEGIHVSHEDVYRREGQRGIDSVREIFAAHGKSVSRQQATNILKRKEKLFKKIVRVRFIKGSRKFLKDLYRHNFLLALVTGTARHEVVKILPVHLSKLFNVMITGSDVKEGKPHPEPFQRALKLLNIKPADAVVVENAPFGIRSAKAARLRCIAIETSLPRSFLNEADYIFSSVGDLEKKTSFILRA; encoded by the coding sequence ATGAAAAAAATCATCATTAAGACAAAAGTTGTTATTTTTGACATGGATGGGGTGATTACCGATACTATGCCGGATCACTTTAAAGCATGGAAAATAATCTTTGCCCAGGAAGGTATTCATGTCAGTCACGAAGATGTTTACCGTCGGGAAGGGCAAAGGGGAATTGATAGCGTGAGGGAAATATTTGCCGCGCATGGAAAATCGGTGAGTCGTCAGCAGGCAACGAATATCTTAAAGAGAAAAGAAAAATTATTTAAGAAAATTGTGCGGGTACGCTTTATAAAAGGCTCCCGAAAATTCTTAAAAGATCTTTATCGGCATAATTTTCTTTTGGCGTTAGTGACCGGGACGGCCCGGCATGAAGTTGTTAAAATACTTCCCGTTCATTTAAGCAAGCTGTTCAATGTGATGATAACCGGAAGCGATGTGAAAGAAGGCAAGCCGCATCCGGAACCGTTCCAAAGGGCTTTAAAACTTTTAAATATTAAGCCAGCTGATGCTGTTGTTGTTGAGAACGCGCCTTTTGGAATACGTTCGGCGAAAGCCGCGCGGTTGCGCTGCATTGCCATTGAAACATCTTTGCCGCGTTCGTTTCTAAACGAAGCAGACTATATTTTCTCTTCCGTGGGAGACTTAGAGAAGAAAACTTCTTTCATCTTGCGTGCCTAA